AGGAATTACAAGATTGAGTTTCATTCATTGAAAGTTTCTTTTCAAAATAAAGTTTTTTACCAAGTGAAATCAGTTTCTCTGAATCATTTTCACTACCAGGCATTTTTTCGGGCAAAGAACCGATGATTTGTTTCGCTTTTCCTTGGATCTCTTTTGTTTCTTCGGATGGACCACAAAAGACCAAAGAAAAGACCGCAATTGTCATTAGAAAAGGTGTAAATATTTGTTTGAGCATGTCTTTCCTCTTTCGGATATATGCCGAGAATTTCATTTTATGGGCAAGTTAGATTTCTTTTTGATGAATCGAGAAAGGATGCTTCTGAGAATTATGAACTAAACCAAAAGAGAAGGATAAAAAGCAGGCATTTCTCTTAAATTCCTAGAACCCACTGCCGTCGGAACTGGCATTCTACGGCAAATGAATGGCATTTGGATGCAAGTTTGGTGGAAATCCAATAGATCCAAGTTAAAAACCTTGGCACGATTTATGCATAATCGACAAGGAAGGCTTTTGTAAGTAGAGATAGGAGAAGTATATGTTAAATACAAGAAGAACAGAACGAATTCCCTCATTTGAATGGGACGACTTAGTCTTAAAGCTTTTTTCGATTAACGATAAACCAGAATACATTGTCACAAAAATTGGTAATATCTCGGAACTCGGAGTCAGTAGTTGGATCAAACATGAGATTGGATTACAGGATAGGGATATTGTGTCAGGTGTCATAGAGAGTGATTTAACCAGATCTAGAATTTCATTTCGAGGAAAAATCGCATGGTTAAAAGAATCTGAACATGGGATTCAATTTGGGATTAAATTTACAGAGGAACTGATCCTGCCGAATTTTATCATCGCAAGGTCTATGGCAGAATCAGCAGCTTAAAAAAATGAAATTCTTTCATCGAATCTAAGGAGTTTACTCTCGATTTAAGAACCATAGAAACCGATACTTGTAAGGAAGATATGTCCCAAGTGAAACATTTGATCTCCTGGCAAGATTGGACGGATGGAGAAATTCAAGAACTCCTAGATTTTGCAGTGTATGTAAAGAAAAATCGTGTGTATTTTTCTGGCCACATGTCTGGAAGGTCACTCGCTATGTTGTTTCAAAAGACCTCCACGAGAACCAGGGTTTCGTTTGAGGCGGGGATGACCGAGCTCGGTGGTCATGCAATTTTTTTAGATTGGATGGCATCAAACTTTTTACTTTCTGATATTGATTTTGAAGGAAGATACCTCTCGAGTAATGTTGCCATCATCATGGCACGCCTCAAAAAACATGAAGATTTACTCGAATTAAAATCTGGTTCAACAGTTCCTGTCATCAACGGATGTTGCAACTTGTTCCATCCATGCCAATCTTTAGCTGACATTTTAACAATTGTTATGGACTCTCCAAATGATTGGAAAAAGAAACAAATCTGTTATATCGGCGTACACAATAATGTTGCGAATTCACTCGTGGAAATCACCGCAGCACTCGGAATTCATTTAATTTTAGTCACACCAATTGCTTCAAAAGAAGCTATTGTCTCGGATGCGATACACCGAGCTCAAAAAAAAGGAACTGTTACTTGGGAAATGGATGTAAAAAAAGCCGTTTCTAATGCAGATTATGTGTACACTGACACTTGGGTGGATATGGAATTCTTTAATGACCCTATTTTCCAAAAAGAAAAGGAAGAGCGCATTCAAATGATGATGCCCTACCAAGTAAATGCAGAACTAATGAAACATTCAAAAGCAAAAGTAATGCATGATATGCCTATCCATGCAGGTTATGAAATCACAAGAGAAATGGTTCAAAGTGACAGATCGATAATATTTACACAGGCTGAAAATCGGTTAGATGCACAAAAGGCCGTTATGTTAAAACTTTTAGAAAACCACACCTAAACTTGGACTCAAGTCCGAATTGTTTCCTTTGGACTCCAATTTTCTCAAATGAATTGATCCTTTAAATGTAATTTTACACTTTTAGTAAGTATAAAGTTACGATATTTTTGGAACAAAACTAACTATCAAACAAACGAAAGTTTAGACTCTATTAAGCCTTTCACATTTAGTAAATTTGGTCTCGTTGGATTTTTGCCTTTGCAGAAAGTTTGCCATTACAAGAACCTTGCCTTCGCGTGGTATTTTCCCATAATAAATATTTCTTTCTTATGAAACTTTTCACTCAATAGAGACGATTGGACAAGGTGCTTGTTTAAATTCTTTGGGAACCTTCGTTCAAGTGGCCTGTTCTGGTATCAAAGATTTGATCACAGAGTTTCACTGTGAATGAGATTGGCCTTCTTTATATTTTTCCCAAGGCGGTTCTTTGCGGTTCACCATCCAAGCACTGAAACCATCTAAAAAATATAGAAAATCAATTTTGTCATCATGTTCAAAATCAAAGGATTGGAGAGCATTGTCATAACATTCAAACCAAATCGCTCTTTCTTTCTCTGAAATAGGAAAAACAAAATGCCGCATTCGCATCCTAGCGGGTCCCCATTTTTCAATATAATAACTAGGACCACCTAATACTTGGATAAGAAAATCAGCTTGTTTTTCCTTTGCCAAATCCCAATCACCCTGAAACATCCAACGAATTTCGGATTTTTGGATTTTGTCATAAAAATCGGAGACAAGTTTCCGAATGTTTTCCTCCCCCCATTTTTGAAATAGGAATTTGACATTCGGATTTGAGGGAGGAGGACCTCCTTCTGGAGTGTAAATTTCGTTTGGGTCCAAGATGTGATCCAGATTCGCGAAAGGGACAGGAAGGGGAAGTCGATTTTTCGACCGGAGCCGAAGGCGGAGCCCGGACTGGCCCGGCCCTTGCCTGCAAGGGTTCGCCCAGAGAAAGTTTCAAAATGGAAATATTTCACGCATTGAAACTTGTAAGCGGATGGAATTTGGGCTTTGGTGCAGTTCCTGTTTTGGCATTAATTCCTGGACTACAGGCAAAATTCACAAAACTTGGTAAAAAAATCCGAAAAAGGTATACTAAATGGCACTGACTCACCCGCAATCAGCTCTCTTTGCAGGAGAAAAACCTTTCCCTATCATCCCTGCTTGTGAACACTTCGCTGGATCTGAAAAACTCATCACAAAAGCTCTCGAGTTACAAAACAAACTTGGCGGACTTTTTGAT
The sequence above is a segment of the Leptospira sp. WS39.C2 genome. Coding sequences within it:
- a CDS encoding bacitracin resistance protein BacA; translation: MDPNEIYTPEGGPPPSNPNVKFLFQKWGEENIRKLVSDFYDKIQKSEIRWMFQGDWDLAKEKQADFLIQVLGGPSYYIEKWGPARMRMRHFVFPISEKERAIWFECYDNALQSFDFEHDDKIDFLYFLDGFSAWMVNRKEPPWEKYKEGQSHSQ
- a CDS encoding PilZ domain-containing protein, with product MLNTRRTERIPSFEWDDLVLKLFSINDKPEYIVTKIGNISELGVSSWIKHEIGLQDRDIVSGVIESDLTRSRISFRGKIAWLKESEHGIQFGIKFTEELILPNFIIARSMAESAA
- a CDS encoding ornithine carbamoyltransferase; protein product: MSQVKHLISWQDWTDGEIQELLDFAVYVKKNRVYFSGHMSGRSLAMLFQKTSTRTRVSFEAGMTELGGHAIFLDWMASNFLLSDIDFEGRYLSSNVAIIMARLKKHEDLLELKSGSTVPVINGCCNLFHPCQSLADILTIVMDSPNDWKKKQICYIGVHNNVANSLVEITAALGIHLILVTPIASKEAIVSDAIHRAQKKGTVTWEMDVKKAVSNADYVYTDTWVDMEFFNDPIFQKEKEERIQMMMPYQVNAELMKHSKAKVMHDMPIHAGYEITREMVQSDRSIIFTQAENRLDAQKAVMLKLLENHT